A genome region from Mycobacterium florentinum includes the following:
- a CDS encoding DUF742 domain-containing protein, which yields MDKRESGPSAREASLVRPYTLTGGRTNTGVDLPLEAPVQTLQAGRAHRWPADDARGRIIGLCVKSPSVAEISARLDLPIGVTRVLVGDLVLSGYLRVHRTLTEQSTRDERHELIGRTLRGLKAL from the coding sequence ATGGACAAACGAGAATCCGGGCCGTCCGCACGTGAGGCGAGCCTGGTCCGCCCGTACACCCTGACGGGCGGGCGGACCAACACGGGCGTCGACCTTCCGCTGGAGGCGCCGGTTCAGACCTTGCAGGCCGGGCGGGCGCACCGCTGGCCGGCCGACGATGCGAGAGGCAGGATCATCGGACTGTGCGTCAAAAGCCCGTCCGTCGCCGAGATTTCGGCCCGGCTGGACCTGCCGATCGGCGTCACGCGTGTGCTGGTCGGTGATCTGGTGCTGTCCGGTTACCTTCGGGTGCACAGAACGTTGACCGAGCAGTCGACCCGTGATGAGCGCCACGAACTCATAGGAAGGACCCTGCGTGGCCTTAAAGCACTCTGA
- a CDS encoding roadblock/LC7 domain-containing protein translates to MTSAGSSLDWLVTKFAREVPGVAHALLVSVDGLPIAASERLPRERADQLAAVASGLASLATGAAQLFDGGQVLQSVVEMQNGYLLLMRVGDGSHLATLAETSCDIGQIGYEMAILVERVGGVVQSTRRSASSPTRSHS, encoded by the coding sequence ATGACGTCTGCAGGCAGCTCACTGGACTGGCTGGTGACGAAGTTCGCCCGCGAGGTCCCAGGGGTGGCGCATGCGCTGCTGGTGTCCGTCGACGGTCTGCCCATCGCCGCCAGCGAGCGGCTGCCCCGCGAGCGCGCCGACCAGCTGGCCGCGGTGGCCTCCGGGCTGGCCAGCCTCGCGACCGGTGCCGCCCAGCTGTTCGACGGCGGGCAGGTGCTGCAGTCGGTGGTCGAGATGCAGAACGGCTACCTGTTGTTGATGCGCGTCGGCGACGGGTCGCACCTGGCGACGCTGGCCGAGACGTCGTGCGATATCGGCCAGATCGGATACGAGATGGCCATCCTCGTCGAACGGGTCGGCGGCGTCGTGCAGTCCACCCGCCGTTCCGCCTCATCGCCCACCAGAAGCCACTCGTGA
- a CDS encoding sensor histidine kinase: MTMFNRPATPAEAAPPEFAEVRAAPAKRPPAWSPSNWPVLWKVLAIVLVPLTLAAIFGGLRVNAAMSSSSGLRLAAGRADLLPTLTKYMSALDVALLANSSGHDVEGAKKNYDARKGELQTRLSDTDVTPDVRSGVNTLLGGGQSLLDKVADNSIGLRDRVTTYAPLLLTAEDVINASVRVDDEQIRAQAQGLSRAVGARGQMTMQEILVTRGADLPEPQLRTSMITLAGTEPSTLFGMSQVLGVGSPEAKTLQQQMVTRMAIMSDPASVLVDNPDLLRSIQTTDGIAEQVIADATESVTKSVQTQADERRTAAIVDGVVVLAAIVIALIIVLLMARALVVPLRMLRDGALKVAHTDLEEEIARVKAGEAEPIPAPLPVYTTEEIGQVAHAVDELHTQALLLAGDEARLRLLVNDMFETMSRRSRSLVDQQLSLIDRLERNEEDPERLDSLFRLDHLAARLRRNSANLLVLAGAQLARDQREPVPLSTVLSAAVSEVEDYRRVELGELPECMLIGAAAGGAIHLFAELIDNALRYSPPSTYARISGARGGDGGVVLRIADSGLGMNDSDRRMANMRLQTGGDVTPDNARHMGLFVVGRIAARHGIRVGLRGPAPDEAGTGTTAEIYLPPAVLEGFDGGPAEISSEPRERIRAVSSPSAKLASGMPAPDPTGGAPRQRPVAVNNGEAPPISLLPRRSPGSSGITDVPAAPAAQPLPKRRRELATAWWENENQPRPTPAPPPPAPKPTPTPAPSVSDTSAFFAARSRGTGAPPPAPPTLPPAPPRTAAAPSKEDVIYRRMMSEMMGDPHDLVNSPDLDWQSVWDRGWSLAAEAEDKPVAERTAEHGLPVRTPGARLVPGAANGVSGAHHQQDDEESLVGSNGGLHAARDPEAVRTSFSNHFGGVRSGRSHARHSSQGPDEQ; this comes from the coding sequence ATGACGATGTTCAACCGCCCGGCCACCCCGGCCGAGGCGGCACCCCCAGAGTTCGCCGAGGTCCGGGCGGCCCCGGCGAAACGTCCGCCGGCCTGGTCGCCGAGCAACTGGCCGGTGCTGTGGAAGGTTCTGGCCATCGTCCTGGTCCCGCTGACCCTGGCGGCGATTTTCGGCGGCCTGCGCGTGAACGCCGCGATGTCGAGTTCGAGCGGCCTGCGGTTGGCCGCCGGGCGCGCCGACTTGCTGCCGACGCTCACCAAGTACATGTCGGCATTGGACGTCGCGCTGCTGGCGAACTCCAGCGGGCACGACGTCGAGGGCGCGAAGAAGAACTACGACGCCCGCAAGGGTGAGCTGCAGACCCGGTTGTCGGACACCGACGTCACTCCCGATGTCCGGTCGGGAGTGAACACGCTGCTGGGCGGCGGCCAGTCGCTGCTGGACAAGGTGGCCGACAACAGCATTGGTTTGCGGGACCGGGTCACCACCTATGCGCCGCTGCTGTTGACGGCCGAGGACGTCATCAACGCCTCGGTGCGGGTGGACGACGAGCAGATCCGTGCGCAGGCACAGGGTTTGAGCCGGGCCGTCGGGGCCCGCGGCCAGATGACGATGCAGGAGATCCTGGTGACCCGCGGCGCCGACCTGCCCGAGCCGCAGTTGCGCACCTCGATGATCACCCTGGCCGGCACCGAACCGTCGACGCTGTTCGGGATGAGCCAGGTGCTCGGCGTGGGTTCGCCCGAAGCCAAGACCCTGCAGCAGCAGATGGTGACCCGGATGGCGATCATGTCGGATCCGGCCAGCGTGCTCGTCGACAACCCGGACCTGCTGCGCTCGATCCAGACCACCGACGGGATCGCCGAACAGGTCATCGCCGACGCCACCGAGTCGGTGACGAAGTCGGTGCAAACCCAGGCCGACGAGCGGCGCACCGCCGCGATCGTCGACGGCGTCGTGGTGCTGGCCGCCATCGTGATCGCACTGATCATCGTCTTGCTGATGGCGCGCGCGCTGGTGGTGCCGCTGCGGATGCTGCGCGATGGCGCGCTCAAGGTCGCCCACACCGACCTTGAAGAGGAGATCGCCCGCGTCAAAGCCGGTGAGGCCGAACCGATTCCGGCTCCGCTGCCGGTGTACACCACCGAAGAGATCGGCCAGGTCGCGCACGCGGTGGACGAGCTGCACACCCAGGCGCTGCTGCTGGCCGGTGATGAGGCGCGATTGCGATTGCTGGTCAACGACATGTTCGAGACCATGTCGCGGCGCAGCCGGTCGCTGGTCGACCAGCAGTTGTCGCTGATCGACCGGCTGGAGCGCAACGAGGAGGATCCCGAGCGCCTCGACAGCCTCTTCCGGCTCGATCACCTGGCCGCCCGGCTGCGCCGCAACAGCGCCAACCTGCTGGTGCTCGCCGGCGCCCAGCTGGCCCGCGACCAGCGCGAGCCGGTTCCCCTGTCGACCGTGCTCAGCGCGGCCGTCTCCGAGGTCGAGGACTACCGCCGCGTCGAGTTGGGCGAGCTGCCCGAATGCATGCTGATCGGTGCGGCCGCCGGTGGCGCCATTCATCTGTTCGCCGAGCTGATCGACAACGCCCTGCGCTACTCGCCGCCGTCGACCTACGCCCGGATCTCCGGGGCACGCGGCGGCGACGGAGGCGTGGTGCTGCGGATCGCCGACTCCGGCCTGGGCATGAACGACTCCGATCGGCGGATGGCCAACATGCGCCTGCAAACCGGCGGCGACGTCACCCCCGACAATGCCCGCCACATGGGGCTTTTCGTGGTGGGCCGGATCGCCGCCCGGCACGGCATCCGGGTCGGGCTGCGCGGTCCCGCGCCCGACGAGGCGGGCACCGGCACGACCGCCGAGATCTACCTGCCACCGGCGGTGCTGGAGGGCTTCGACGGCGGCCCGGCCGAAATCTCATCCGAGCCGCGCGAACGCATCCGGGCGGTCTCGTCGCCGAGTGCCAAGCTGGCCAGCGGCATGCCGGCACCGGACCCGACCGGCGGCGCGCCGCGGCAACGCCCCGTCGCGGTCAACAACGGCGAGGCTCCGCCGATCTCGTTGTTGCCCCGCCGCAGCCCCGGCTCCAGCGGCATCACCGACGTTCCCGCCGCGCCCGCCGCGCAGCCGCTACCCAAGCGGCGGCGCGAGCTGGCCACCGCGTGGTGGGAGAACGAAAACCAGCCCCGGCCCACGCCGGCACCACCGCCGCCGGCCCCGAAGCCGACCCCAACGCCGGCGCCGTCGGTCTCGGACACCTCGGCATTCTTCGCGGCACGGTCGCGGGGGACCGGCGCTCCGCCGCCCGCGCCGCCCACCCTGCCGCCCGCACCGCCCCGCACGGCCGCCGCCCCATCGAAGGAAGACGTGATCTATCGGCGGATGATGTCCGAGATGATGGGTGACCCGCACGACCTGGTCAACAGCCCGGATCTGGATTGGCAGTCGGTGTGGGACCGCGGCTGGTCGCTGGCCGCCGAGGCCGAGGACAAGCCCGTCGCGGAGCGCACCGCCGAGCACGGCCTGCCGGTGCGCACGCCCGGTGCCCGGCTGGTGCCGGGAGCGGCCAACGGGGTCAGCGGCGCCCACCATCAACAAGACGACGAAGAATCCCTCGTAGGATCGAACGGCGGACTGCATGCGGCGCGCGACCCCGAGGCTGTTCGCACCTCGTTCAGTAACCACTTCGGCGGCGTGCGCAGCGGACGGTCGCACGCCCGCCACTCGAGTCAAGGACCCGACGAGCAATGA
- a CDS encoding class I SAM-dependent methyltransferase, translating into MVEQSLWMRKVAADPGHSDWYIERFRSMARDGKDLAGEARLVDAMVPRGAHILDAGCGAGRVGGYLATLGHRVVGVDVDPALIAAAEQDYPGPRWLVGDLAELDLPARGVAEPFDVIVSAGNVMAFLAPSTRGRVLERLRAHVADEGRAVIGFGAGRDYAFAEFLDHAAASGFAPDVLLSTWDLRPFTDDSDFLVAILRPA; encoded by the coding sequence ATGGTCGAGCAGAGTCTCTGGATGCGGAAGGTCGCTGCCGATCCCGGGCATTCGGACTGGTACATCGAGCGCTTCCGCTCGATGGCGCGCGACGGCAAGGATCTCGCCGGTGAGGCGCGCTTGGTCGACGCGATGGTGCCGCGCGGTGCCCACATCCTCGACGCCGGCTGTGGTGCCGGCCGGGTGGGCGGATACCTGGCGACGCTCGGGCACCGGGTGGTCGGAGTGGACGTCGACCCGGCGCTGATCGCGGCGGCCGAGCAGGACTATCCCGGCCCGCGGTGGCTCGTCGGCGACCTCGCCGAGCTCGACCTGCCCGCGCGCGGCGTCGCCGAACCGTTCGACGTGATCGTGTCCGCCGGCAATGTGATGGCGTTTCTCGCCCCGAGCACCCGCGGCCGGGTGCTGGAAAGGCTGCGGGCCCACGTCGCCGACGAAGGCCGGGCGGTGATCGGCTTCGGCGCCGGCCGCGACTACGCGTTCGCCGAGTTTCTCGACCACGCGGCGGCCTCCGGATTCGCGCCCGACGTGCTGTTGTCCACCTGGGATCTGCGGCCCTTCACCGACGACTCCGACTTCCTGGTCGCGATCCTGCGGCCCGCGTAG
- a CDS encoding nitroreductase family deazaflavin-dependent oxidoreductase — protein MTDQVQLSTTDWVREQTEQILQQGTTDGVEILDRPVVLFTVTGAKTGLKRYVPLMRVEREGRYAMVGSIGGAPKHPTWYHNVKANPNVTVQDGDKVFEMTAREVHGAERDEWWQTAVAAYPVYVDLQARTERQIPIFVLE, from the coding sequence ATGACGGATCAAGTACAGCTCAGCACGACCGATTGGGTGCGAGAGCAGACCGAACAAATTCTGCAGCAGGGCACCACCGACGGCGTCGAGATCCTTGACCGGCCGGTCGTCCTGTTCACGGTGACCGGCGCGAAGACCGGCCTCAAGCGGTACGTGCCGCTCATGCGTGTGGAACGGGAGGGACGCTACGCGATGGTCGGCTCCATCGGGGGAGCCCCGAAGCACCCGACCTGGTACCACAACGTGAAGGCCAACCCCAATGTCACCGTGCAAGACGGCGACAAGGTCTTCGAGATGACAGCACGCGAAGTCCACGGCGCCGAACGCGACGAGTGGTGGCAGACGGCGGTTGCCGCCTACCCGGTATACGTCGACTTGCAGGCGCGGACCGAACGGCAGATCCCCATCTTCGTGCTCGAATGA
- a CDS encoding tRNA (cytidine(34)-2'-O)-methyltransferase, with product MFRLLFVSPRIPPNTGNAIRTAAATGAELHLVEPMGFDLSEPKLRRAGLDYHDLASVTVHPTLQDAWQVLMPARVFAFTAHAPTSFSDVGYQPGDVLMFGPEPDGLDAETLADGHITGRVRIPMLTGRRSLNLSNAAAIAIYEAWRQHGYPGAV from the coding sequence GTGTTCCGGCTGTTGTTCGTATCGCCGCGGATTCCGCCCAATACCGGCAACGCCATCCGGACGGCCGCGGCCACCGGCGCCGAATTGCATCTGGTTGAGCCGATGGGCTTCGACCTGTCCGAACCCAAGCTGCGCCGCGCCGGACTGGACTACCACGACCTCGCTTCGGTCACGGTGCACCCGACGCTGCAGGACGCGTGGCAGGTGCTGATGCCGGCGCGGGTGTTCGCGTTCACCGCACACGCACCGACGTCGTTCTCCGACGTCGGCTATCAACCCGGCGACGTGTTGATGTTCGGCCCAGAACCCGACGGACTGGACGCCGAGACCCTGGCCGACGGCCACATCACCGGCCGGGTGCGCATCCCGATGCTGACCGGCCGGCGTTCGCTGAACCTGTCGAATGCCGCGGCGATCGCGATCTACGAGGCCTGGCGCCAGCACGGCTACCCCGGGGCGGTGTGA
- a CDS encoding nitroreductase family protein, whose amino-acid sequence MTLNLSVDELLTTTRSVRKRLDFDKPVPREVLMDCLELALQAPTGSNSQGWQWVFVEDAEKKKAIGDIYLQHARAYLSSPMREYPEGDTRGERMPKVKDSAMYLAEHMHEAPVLLIPCIEGREDKSALGGVSFWASLFPAVWSFCLALRSRGLGSCWTTLHLLGEGERKAAEVLGIPFDQFSQGGLFPIAYTKGTDFRPAKRLPAETLTHWNTW is encoded by the coding sequence ATGACCCTCAACCTGTCCGTCGACGAACTTCTCACCACTACCCGCTCGGTTCGTAAGCGTCTCGACTTCGACAAGCCGGTGCCTCGCGAGGTCCTGATGGACTGCCTCGAGCTGGCGTTGCAGGCGCCCACCGGCTCCAATTCGCAGGGCTGGCAGTGGGTGTTCGTCGAAGACGCCGAGAAGAAGAAGGCGATCGGCGACATCTACCTGCAGCATGCCCGCGCCTACCTCAGCTCGCCGATGCGTGAATACCCCGAGGGTGACACCCGCGGGGAGCGGATGCCCAAGGTCAAGGACTCCGCGATGTACCTCGCCGAGCACATGCACGAGGCGCCGGTGCTGTTGATCCCGTGTATCGAAGGCCGCGAAGACAAGTCGGCGTTGGGCGGCGTCTCCTTCTGGGCTTCGCTGTTCCCGGCGGTCTGGAGCTTCTGCCTGGCGCTGCGCTCCCGCGGGCTGGGGTCCTGCTGGACCACGCTGCACCTGCTCGGCGAGGGCGAGCGCAAGGCCGCCGAGGTCCTCGGCATCCCCTTCGACCAGTTCAGCCAGGGCGGGTTGTTCCCGATCGCCTACACCAAGGGCACCGATTTCCGCCCGGCCAAGCGGCTGCCCGCCGAGACCCTGACGCACTGGAACACCTGGTAG
- a CDS encoding error-prone DNA polymerase, with protein MGWFNGPPSWAEMERVLDGKPRHAGGPAATEQPDDVPSSRKRGSYQPPSRQRARSAVAYAELHAHSAYSFLDGASTPEELVEEAARLDLRALALTDHNGLYGAARFAEAAAELDVRTVFGAELSLGTQARTEQPDPAGPHLLVLARGPEGYRRLSRQLAAAHLAGGEKGKLRFDIDTLTEAAGGHWHILTGCRKGHVRQALSGGGPDAAARALADLVDRFGAGRVSVELTHHGQPLDDERNAALAGIAPRFGVGVVATTGAHFAHPSRGRLAMAMGAIRARQSLESAAGWLAPLGGSHLRSGEEMARLFAQRPETVTAAAELGEQCAFGLALIAPQLPPFDVPAGYTEDSWLRQLVMAGARDRYGLPEAAPRAYAQIEHELKVIAQLTFPGYFLVVHDIARFCRENNILCQGRGSAANSAVCYALGVTAVDPVANELLFERFLSPARDGPPDIDMDIESDQREKVIQYVYDKYGRDYAAQVANVITYRGRIAVRDMARALGYSQGQQDAWSKQIGHWNGLADSPDIEGIPEQVIDLATQIRNLPRHMGIHSGGMVICDRPIADVCPVEWARMENRSVLQWDKDDCAAIGLVKFDLLGLGMLSALHYAKDLVAEHKGVEVDLARLDLSEPAVYEMLQRADSVGVFQVESRAQMATLPRLKPRVFYDLVVEVALIRPGPIQGGSVHPYIRRRNGIDPVVYDHPSMESALRKTLGVPLFQEQLMQLAVDCAGFTAAEADQLRRAMGSKRSTERMQRLRGRFYEGMRELHGATDEVIDRTYEKLEAFANFGFPESHALSFASLVFYSSWFKLHHPAAFCAALLRAQPMGFYSPQSLVADARRHGVLVHGPDVNASLAHATLENAGTEVRLGLGAVRHIGDDLAEQLVEERKANGAFISLLDLTNRLQLSVPQTEALATAGAFACFGTSRREALWAAGAAATQRPDRLPGVGSSSHIPALPGMSELELAAADVWATGISPDSYPTQFLRADLNAMGVVPAEELLGVPDGDRVLIAGAVTHRQRPATAQGVTFINLEDETGMVNVLCTPGVWARHRKLANTAPALLIRGQVQNASGAVTVVAERLGRITLAVGSKSRDFR; from the coding sequence GTGGGCTGGTTTAATGGACCGCCGAGTTGGGCGGAGATGGAGCGGGTGCTCGACGGCAAGCCGCGCCATGCCGGCGGCCCGGCGGCAACCGAGCAGCCCGACGATGTGCCGTCGTCGCGCAAGCGCGGCAGCTACCAGCCGCCGAGCCGGCAGCGGGCTCGCTCGGCTGTCGCGTATGCCGAGCTGCACGCGCATTCGGCGTACAGCTTCCTGGACGGGGCCAGCACCCCCGAGGAACTGGTCGAGGAGGCGGCCCGGCTGGATCTGCGGGCGCTGGCGCTCACCGACCACAACGGCCTGTACGGCGCGGCGCGGTTCGCCGAAGCCGCCGCCGAACTCGACGTGCGCACCGTGTTCGGCGCCGAGCTGTCGCTCGGTACGCAGGCCCGGACCGAGCAGCCGGACCCGGCCGGCCCGCACCTGCTGGTGCTGGCCCGCGGCCCGGAGGGCTACCGGCGGCTGTCGCGGCAGCTGGCGGCGGCGCATCTGGCCGGCGGTGAGAAAGGCAAGCTGCGTTTCGACATCGATACGCTGACCGAAGCCGCGGGCGGGCATTGGCACATCCTGACCGGATGCCGTAAAGGCCATGTCCGCCAGGCGCTTTCCGGCGGTGGGCCGGATGCGGCGGCGCGGGCGCTGGCCGATCTGGTGGACCGCTTCGGCGCCGGGCGGGTCAGCGTCGAGTTGACGCATCACGGTCAGCCCCTCGACGACGAACGCAACGCCGCGCTGGCCGGGATCGCGCCCCGCTTCGGGGTAGGCGTCGTCGCCACCACCGGAGCGCATTTCGCCCATCCGTCGCGCGGCAGGCTGGCCATGGCGATGGGTGCCATCCGGGCCCGGCAGTCGCTGGAGTCGGCCGCCGGATGGCTGGCCCCGCTGGGCGGCTCGCACCTGCGGTCCGGCGAGGAGATGGCCCGGCTGTTCGCCCAGCGACCCGAGACGGTGACCGCCGCCGCCGAACTCGGCGAGCAATGCGCGTTCGGGCTGGCGCTCATCGCGCCGCAGCTGCCGCCGTTCGACGTGCCCGCCGGGTACACCGAGGACAGCTGGTTGCGGCAGTTGGTGATGGCGGGAGCGCGCGACCGCTACGGCCTGCCCGAGGCCGCGCCGCGCGCGTACGCCCAGATCGAGCACGAGCTGAAAGTCATTGCCCAACTGACTTTTCCGGGCTATTTCCTGGTGGTGCACGATATCGCCCGGTTTTGCCGGGAGAACAACATCCTGTGTCAGGGCAGGGGATCGGCGGCCAACTCCGCGGTCTGTTACGCCCTGGGCGTCACCGCGGTCGACCCGGTGGCCAACGAGCTGTTGTTCGAGCGCTTCTTGTCGCCGGCCCGCGACGGGCCGCCCGACATCGACATGGACATTGAGTCGGATCAGCGCGAGAAGGTCATCCAGTACGTCTACGACAAATACGGCCGCGACTACGCCGCCCAGGTCGCCAATGTCATCACCTACCGCGGTCGAATTGCGGTGCGCGACATGGCCCGCGCCCTTGGCTACTCGCAAGGCCAGCAGGACGCGTGGAGCAAGCAGATCGGCCACTGGAACGGGCTCGCCGACTCGCCCGACATCGAGGGCATTCCCGAGCAGGTGATCGACCTGGCCACCCAGATCCGGAACCTGCCGCGGCACATGGGCATTCACTCCGGCGGCATGGTGATCTGTGACCGCCCGATCGCCGACGTGTGCCCGGTGGAGTGGGCGCGCATGGAGAACCGCAGCGTCCTGCAATGGGACAAAGACGACTGCGCGGCAATCGGTTTGGTGAAGTTCGATCTACTCGGACTGGGCATGCTCTCGGCGCTGCACTACGCGAAGGACCTGGTGGCCGAGCACAAGGGCGTCGAGGTGGACCTGGCCCGCCTCGACCTCTCCGAGCCGGCGGTGTACGAGATGCTGCAGCGCGCCGATTCCGTCGGGGTGTTCCAGGTGGAGTCGCGCGCGCAGATGGCCACCCTGCCCAGGCTCAAGCCCCGGGTGTTCTACGACCTGGTGGTGGAGGTGGCGCTGATCCGCCCCGGGCCCATCCAGGGCGGGTCGGTGCACCCGTACATCAGGCGGCGCAACGGCATCGACCCGGTGGTCTACGACCACCCGTCCATGGAATCGGCGCTGCGAAAGACGCTGGGAGTGCCGCTGTTTCAGGAGCAGCTGATGCAGCTGGCGGTCGACTGCGCGGGGTTTACCGCCGCCGAGGCCGACCAGCTGCGCCGCGCCATGGGATCCAAGCGCTCGACCGAGCGCATGCAACGGCTGCGCGGCCGGTTCTACGAGGGCATGCGCGAACTGCACGGCGCCACCGACGAGGTGATCGACCGGACCTACGAAAAGCTGGAAGCCTTCGCCAATTTCGGTTTCCCGGAAAGCCATGCGCTGTCCTTCGCGTCGCTGGTGTTCTACTCGTCGTGGTTCAAGCTGCACCACCCGGCGGCGTTCTGCGCCGCGCTGCTGCGGGCACAGCCGATGGGTTTCTATTCCCCGCAGTCGCTGGTGGCCGATGCGCGCCGGCATGGCGTGCTGGTGCACGGCCCGGACGTCAACGCCAGCCTGGCGCACGCCACTCTCGAGAACGCCGGAACCGAGGTCCGCCTCGGGCTGGGCGCGGTCCGGCACATCGGCGACGACCTCGCCGAGCAGCTGGTCGAGGAGCGAAAAGCCAACGGCGCGTTCATATCTCTGCTGGACTTGACGAACCGGCTGCAGCTCTCGGTGCCGCAGACCGAAGCGCTGGCGACGGCCGGGGCTTTTGCCTGCTTCGGGACGTCGCGGCGCGAGGCGCTGTGGGCGGCCGGGGCCGCGGCCACCCAGCGGCCCGACCGGCTACCCGGAGTCGGGTCGTCGTCGCACATCCCGGCGCTGCCCGGAATGAGCGAGCTGGAGCTGGCCGCCGCCGACGTGTGGGCCACCGGTATCTCCCCGGACAGCTACCCGACCCAGTTCCTGCGGGCCGATCTGAACGCGATGGGGGTGGTGCCCGCCGAGGAGCTGCTCGGCGTGCCCGACGGCGACCGCGTGCTGATCGCCGGCGCGGTGACCCATCGGCAGCGCCCCGCCACGGCGCAAGGGGTGACGTTCATCAACCTCGAGGACGAGACCGGGATGGTCAACGTGCTCTGCACGCCGGGGGTGTGGGCGCGACACCGCAAGCTGGCGAATACCGCCCCGGCGCTGCTGATCCGCGGTCAGGTCCAAAACGCCAGCGGCGCAGTCACCGTCGTGGCCGAACGGTTGGGCCGCATCACGCTGGCCGTCGGCTCCAAGTCCCGCGACTTTCGCTGA
- a CDS encoding wax ester/triacylglycerol synthase family O-acyltransferase — MVQLTTALDTRFLAAADPDRQASMATGAVAIVNGVVPNLGRLKTILAERILSIPRCTQVLRTHPLRGTQHWVDDPGFDLTHHLRRVAVPRPGDEADLSRAIAHALERPLELDRPLWECWVIEGLRGKWAILMKVHHYLADATPAAHLLTRLCDDSDSEMFANHVETANDSAQDRQPGWANALWQATTVASTVTSTLAETVWSAARISSAGPAVTMRCYSTVRVPLAAVDAVCGKFRVTTNDVALAAITEGFRAVLLHRGEQPRAGSLRTLEKADDISDKLRYLPVEHDDPVQRLRIVHSSLNQPKQQNTGPSIKGLATSSMPFTLCAKAVRLALSRLPQPGIVTLATNAPGPRHRLELMGATVERLLPIPPTASQLSSGVAVLSYGDELIFGITADYDAAPELQQLATGIEREMARLTALSEDSVLLFTKDRRRRRTRALPNGVPAGHPTARARH, encoded by the coding sequence ATGGTACAGCTGACAACAGCATTGGATACGCGCTTCCTCGCCGCAGCGGACCCCGATCGGCAGGCGAGCATGGCGACTGGAGCGGTCGCGATCGTCAACGGCGTCGTGCCCAACCTAGGGCGGCTCAAAACTATTCTGGCAGAACGGATTCTGTCGATCCCGCGATGCACCCAGGTGTTGCGGACGCATCCGTTGCGCGGCACCCAGCACTGGGTCGACGATCCGGGTTTCGACCTCACCCATCACCTGCGCCGGGTCGCGGTTCCCCGCCCGGGCGACGAGGCCGACCTGTCGCGGGCGATCGCCCACGCTTTGGAACGTCCCCTGGAATTGGACCGGCCGCTGTGGGAGTGCTGGGTCATCGAGGGGCTCAGGGGCAAATGGGCGATCCTGATGAAGGTCCACCATTACCTCGCCGACGCCACTCCCGCGGCCCACTTGCTCACCCGGCTCTGTGACGACTCCGACAGCGAAATGTTCGCCAATCACGTTGAAACCGCCAATGATTCGGCGCAGGACCGCCAGCCCGGCTGGGCCAACGCGCTCTGGCAAGCCACGACCGTCGCCAGCACCGTCACGAGCACCCTGGCCGAGACGGTCTGGTCGGCGGCACGCATATCGTCGGCCGGCCCCGCGGTCACCATGCGGTGCTACAGCACGGTGCGCGTACCTCTCGCCGCCGTCGACGCGGTGTGCGGCAAGTTCCGGGTAACCACCAACGACGTCGCGCTCGCCGCCATCACCGAGGGCTTCCGGGCCGTGCTGCTGCACCGCGGCGAACAACCGCGCGCCGGTTCGCTGCGCACCCTGGAGAAGGCCGACGACATCTCGGACAAGCTGCGGTATCTCCCGGTCGAGCACGACGATCCGGTGCAGCGACTGCGGATTGTGCACAGCAGCTTGAACCAGCCCAAGCAGCAGAACACCGGCCCCAGCATCAAGGGACTGGCCACCAGCTCCATGCCGTTTACCTTGTGCGCCAAGGCAGTTCGACTGGCACTGAGCCGACTACCACAACCTGGCATCGTGACGCTGGCCACCAACGCCCCCGGCCCACGGCACCGGCTGGAGCTGATGGGCGCAACCGTGGAACGCTTGCTGCCGATCCCGCCGACGGCTTCGCAGCTGTCCAGCGGGGTCGCGGTGCTGAGCTACGGCGACGAACTGATCTTCGGGATCACCGCCGACTACGACGCCGCACCCGAACTCCAGCAGCTCGCCACCGGGATCGAACGGGAGATGGCGCGACTGACGGCGCTCAGCGAGGACTCCGTCCTGCTGTTCACCAAGGATCGCCGCAGGCGCCGGACTCGCGCACTGCCCAATGGCGTACCCGCCGGTCACCCGACCGCGCGAGCGCGCCACTGA